A genomic window from Caballeronia sp. SBC1 includes:
- a CDS encoding P-II family nitrogen regulator, whose translation MKRITAVIKPFKLDEVREALASAGLTGLTVTEVKGFGRQKGHTELYRGAEYVVDFLPKVKIEVVVADSQTDQVIDAIIGAARTGKIGDGKIFVTDVERVIRIRTGEEDEAAV comes from the coding sequence ATGAAACGCATCACCGCAGTCATCAAACCGTTCAAGCTTGACGAAGTCCGTGAAGCGCTCGCCAGCGCCGGGCTCACCGGTCTGACCGTCACCGAGGTCAAGGGCTTCGGGCGGCAGAAGGGCCACACGGAACTGTATCGCGGGGCGGAATACGTGGTCGACTTCCTGCCGAAGGTGAAGATCGAAGTGGTTGTGGCTGACTCACAAACGGATCAGGTTATTGACGCAATCATCGGTGCGGCCCGTACCGGCAAGATCGGCGACGGCAAGATCTTCGTGACCGACGTCGAACGTGTTATTCGCATTCGCACGGGCGAAGAAGACGAAGCGGCGGTCTGA